TGGAACCCGAGGAGGTCCCATGGATGCGGTAGGCACGGACGTCGACCTGGTGCTGCTCACGGCGGCGCGAACGATCGTCGACCATGCGGAGGAATTCGCCCAATTGGATGCCGTCGCCGGCGACGGCGACTTCGGCTTCTCGCTGCGCGCCGGCTTCGAGGTCGTGCTCGCCGACTACGAGTCCTTCGATCATTCGAGCGTGGGCGCGCTGCTCAAGAAGATCGGGTTCACGATCGCCGGCAAGGTCGGCGGCGTGAGCGGGCCGATCTGGGGCACCGCGTTCATGCGGGCGGGTGCCGCGGCCGGCGACCGCACGGAACTGACCGGCCCCGAGGTGGTCGAGGCGATGCGCGCGGCCGTCGAGGGCGTCAAGCATCGGGGCCAGGCGGAGGTCGGCGACAAGACCCTGCTCGACGCGCTCGTGCCGGCGATCGACGCGCTCGAGGCGGCCCTCACCGCGGGCGACGACGGCGCCACGGCCCTCCAACACGCGGCCGACGCCGCGGTCACGGCCGCCGAGGGAACGCTCGGCATGCTCGCCAAACGGGGGCGGGCGGCCTATACGGGGGAACGGAGCCGCGACTCCGTGGACGCGGGCGCCACGGCCATCGGCGTCATCCTGCAGGCGATCAGCGCCGCCTGGCGCGATTCACGACACAGCGAAGGAGTCTCACCGTGAAGAAGTTCATCAACGATCCCCGGCAGTACGTCCCGGAGATGCTCACCGGCATCCAGCTGGCCAGCGGCGGCGCCCTGAGATACGAACCTGCGTACAACCTCATCTATCGTGCCGACGCGCCGCGCCCCGACAAGGTCTCGATCATCCAGGGCTCCGGCTCGGGACACGAGCCGGCGCACACGATGATCGTCGGCCCGGGAATGCTCGACGGCGCATGCCCGGGCGACGTGTTCGCGGGTCCCCCGGTGGAGTTCGTGTACGAGACGACCAAGCTGCTCTACACGCCGAAGGGCATCCTGCACATCGTCAACAACTACACGGGCGACCGCACCGCGTGGGAGATGGCCAAGGAGATGTGCGAGGACGAGGGCATGAAGGTGGGTGCCCTCCTCGTCGACGACGACGTGGCGGTCAAGGACTCGACGTACACCGTGGGCCGGCGCGGCGTGGCCGGCAACTTCTTCGTGATCAAGGCGACCGGCGCCGCCGCCGAGAACGGCGCCGAACTCGACGAGCTGGTGCGCATCGGCGAGAAGGTGATCGCCGGCGTGCGCAGCATGGGCATCGCGATCAGCGGCTGCACCCCGCCGCAGCGCGGCACTCCCCTGTTCGAACTGGCCGAGGACGAGATGGAGGTCGGCATCGGCATCCACGGCGAGCCGGGGCGCCGGCGCACGACGCTCGTGTCGGCGGACGAGGTGGTCGACCTCCTCCTCGATTCGGTGGTGCCCGATCTGCCGTTCTCCTCGGGCGACCGGGTGGCCCTCATGCTCAACGGGCTCG
The window above is part of the Pseudactinotalea sp. HY158 genome. Proteins encoded here:
- a CDS encoding dihydroxyacetone kinase subunit DhaK, producing MKKFINDPRQYVPEMLTGIQLASGGALRYEPAYNLIYRADAPRPDKVSIIQGSGSGHEPAHTMIVGPGMLDGACPGDVFAGPPVEFVYETTKLLYTPKGILHIVNNYTGDRTAWEMAKEMCEDEGMKVGALLVDDDVAVKDSTYTVGRRGVAGNFFVIKATGAAAENGAELDELVRIGEKVIAGVRSMGIAISGCTPPQRGTPLFELAEDEMEVGIGIHGEPGRRRTTLVSADEVVDLLLDSVVPDLPFSSGDRVALMLNGLGGTPIGELYLLYGIAHRKLAERGISVFRSYVGEYCTSLEMAGASLTMLRVDDELAPLLTAPAEVSYRVF
- the dhaL gene encoding dihydroxyacetone kinase subunit DhaL codes for the protein MDAVGTDVDLVLLTAARTIVDHAEEFAQLDAVAGDGDFGFSLRAGFEVVLADYESFDHSSVGALLKKIGFTIAGKVGGVSGPIWGTAFMRAGAAAGDRTELTGPEVVEAMRAAVEGVKHRGQAEVGDKTLLDALVPAIDALEAALTAGDDGATALQHAADAAVTAAEGTLGMLAKRGRAAYTGERSRDSVDAGATAIGVILQAISAAWRDSRHSEGVSP